In one Lolium rigidum isolate FL_2022 chromosome 3, APGP_CSIRO_Lrig_0.1, whole genome shotgun sequence genomic region, the following are encoded:
- the LOC124701388 gene encoding uncharacterized protein LOC124701388: protein MGGCSSSCCGDQSGADNQLPEPFQLPAPLPAWPQGGDFAKGVICIGELYVTNVSELQNIWSFSGATFYEPKEVPDGFHCLGHYAQQNDQPLNGFLLVAREATSSQLINSKPALVKPLDYTLVWTDADSYEDDNGECGCIWSPSPPEGYEALGYVVTRGLKKPSLEIVRCARHDLTDACENFRSVLNMKSSFQVWNTRPSDRGMAGRGIPVGTFYCQTDSDITEESGIPCLKNFDLNLRAMPNLDQIHALIEHYGPTVFFYPQETYLPSSVSWFFENGATLYKKDIKMGDAILAGGSNLPAGGTNDGEYWIDLPDDDRCEYVKVGNLKSAKLYTHIKPAHGGTFTDIAMWVFCPFNGPATIKVGLASFALQKVGRHTGDWEHFTLRVSNFSGELSSIYYSEHSGGGWVDASDLEFISGNKAIVYSSRNGHASYAHPGCYLQGSEKLGVGMRNDVARSDLSVDSSTMYEVISAEYLGDTVVEPCWLQYMREWGPAVTYNSRSEVDTVLSFLPFFLRFTVEAIFDSLPAELYEEEGPTGPKEKDNWEGDERC from the exons ATGGGCGGGTGCAGCAGCTCCTGCTGCGGGGATCAATCCGGCGCCGACAACCAGCTGCCGGAGCCGTTCCAGCTGCCGGCGCCCTTGCCCGCGTGGCCGCAAG GAGGGGACTTCGCTAAGGGTGTAATATGCATAGGAGAGCTCTATGTTACAAATGTTAGCGAATTGCAGAATATATGGAGTTTCTCTGGAGCTACATTCTATGAGCCAAAAGAAGTTCCTGATGGTTTCCACTGCCTTGGGCACTACGCCCAACAGAATGACCAGCCTTTAAATGGCTTTCTTCTTGTTGCAAGGGAAGCAACTAGCTCTCAATTGATCAATAGCAAGCCCGCTCTTGTGAAACCATTGGATTACACCCTCGTTTGGACCGATGCTGACTCGTATGAAGATGACAATGGTGAATGTGGGTGCATTTGGTCGCCATCACCACCTGAGGGTTATGAAGCCCTTGGCTATGTGGTCACTAGAGGACTAAAGAAGCCATCACTGGAAATTGTTCGATGTGCGCGACATGACCTAACAGATGCATGTGAAAACTTTAGGTCAGTCCTGAATATGAAAAGTTCATTCCAAGTTTGGAACACAAGGCCTTCTGACCGTGGGATGGCAGGACGAGGTATACCCGTTGGTACATTCTATTGTCAAACAGATTCGGATATCACCGAGGAATCAGGCATTCCCTGCTTGAAGAACTTTGACCTGAATCTGAGAGCCATGCCTAATCTAGATCAGATTCATGCACTAATTGAACACTATGGCCCGACTGTTTTCTTCTACCCACAAGAGACATATTTGCCGTCATCCGTTTCTTGGTTCTTTGAGAATGGAGCTACCCTGTACAAGAAAGATATAAAGATGGGAGATGCAATACTTGCTGGTGGCTCAAACCTGCCTGCTGGTGGGACGAATGATGGTGAGTACTGGATTGACCTCCCTGATGATGATAGGTGTGAGTATGTCAAAGTTGGTAATCTGAAGAGCGCCAAGCTCTACACTCATATTAAGCCGGCTCATGGAGGGACCTTCACTGACATTGCGATGTGGGTGTTCTGCCCGTTCAATGGGCCAGCAACAATAAAGGTTGGACTTGCAAGCTTTGCTCTTCAGAAGGTCGGGAGGCATACCGGTGACTGGGAGCATTTCACCCTCCGCGTAAGCAACTTCTCGGGTGAACTCTCATCTATCTACTACTCAGAGCACAGCGGGGGCGGATGGGTGGATGCTTCGGACTTAGAGTTCATCTCAGGAAACAAAGCGATCGTCTACTCGTCGAGGAATGGACATGCAAGCTATGCCCATCCTGGCTGTTATCTACAGGGCTCTGAGAAGCTTGGCGTCGGAATGAGAAATGATGTCGCGCGGAGCGATCTGTCTGTCGATTCAAGCACGATGTATGAGGTAATCTCCGCGGAATACCTGGGAGACACCGTGGTGGAGCCGTGCTGGCTGCAGTACATGAGGGAGTGGGGCCCGGCCGTGACCTACAACTCACGGTCTGAGGTGGACACGGTGCTCAGCTTCCTGCCATTCTTTCTCCGGTTCACTGTGGAGGCAATATTCGACAGTCTTCCGGCGGAGCTGTATGAGGAGGAAGGCCCGACTGGACCGAAGGAGAAAGATAACTGGGAAGGAGACGAGCGGTGCTAG